The nucleotide sequence TTTGTATTTATCCAAAAAATAGCTGTCAATATATTCCACCATATCAGTTCGCACTTGGTTCGATGCATCGATTTTTCGTTTTAAAACCAAAGCAGCCACCGGATCAATCTGCGGATCGCGAATAATGTCTTCATAATGCCATTGCACAGTATCAACCCAATTTTTAGCATACAGCAAATGCTCAATAGAACCTTTTTCGTAAGGGTTTGCGATGGGTTGATTTACATCGTCGAATTTATGGTAATCTTGGATACTTTTTTCAAAAACAGGAAAAGCTAATTCTGCAAACATGATTATATTTTTTATTTACAAATATAGTTTTAATACTTTTACAACAACAAAATTTCATTGGTAAACTTATGCATATTCACTATATATCAGATCAAAACAGTATTTTAAATCATTTTTTGGCACAATTGCGCGATGTGAATGTACAGAAAGATTCGATGCGTTTTCGTAAAAACATGGAACGAATAGGCGAAATTATGGCGTATGAATTAAGCAAGAAACTTTCTTTCAAAACCGCTTCAATAACCACACCACTTGGCACAAAAGATACCATGCTGATTAAAGATGAGGTGGTTTTGTGTTCGATACTTCGTGCCGGATTGGCTTTGCATACCGGTTTTATGAGTTTTTTTGATGAAGCCGAAAACGGATTTGTATCGGCAGCACGCACTCACGGAGCATCAGAAATTTTGGTAGAATATCAAGCAGCACCATCGTTTGAAGGGAAATGTTTGCTTTTGTTGGATCCCATGTTGGCAACTGGGCATTCAATGGTTGCAGTGATAAACCAATTAATGAAAAAAGAACAACCAAAAGAAATGCATATCTGCGTAGTTATTGCCGCACC is from Paenimyroides aestuarii and encodes:
- the upp gene encoding uracil phosphoribosyltransferase: MHIHYISDQNSILNHFLAQLRDVNVQKDSMRFRKNMERIGEIMAYELSKKLSFKTASITTPLGTKDTMLIKDEVVLCSILRAGLALHTGFMSFFDEAENGFVSAARTHGASEILVEYQAAPSFEGKCLLLLDPMLATGHSMVAVINQLMKKEQPKEMHICVVIAAPEGIEYLKKHLPENIHLWVASLDDCLNEHKYIIPGIGDAGDLAYGEKL